Proteins co-encoded in one Arachis hypogaea cultivar Tifrunner chromosome 11, arahy.Tifrunner.gnm2.J5K5, whole genome shotgun sequence genomic window:
- the LOC112719897 gene encoding CBL-interacting serine/threonine-protein kinase 11: MPEIEDHSPPSPTEQRALFGKYDLGRLLGCGAFAKVYHARNLETGESVAVKIINKKKLQGTGLAGNVKREINIMSRLHHPHIVKLREVLATKTKIFFVMEFIKGGELFARVSKGRFSEDLSRQYFHQLISAVGYCHSRGVFHRDLKPENLLLDEHGNLKVSDFGLSAVRDQIHPDGLLHTLCGTPAYVAPEILSKRGYDGAKVDVWSCGVVLFVLTAGYLPFNDPNLMVMYRKIYKGEFRCPRWMSPDLKRFLRKLLDVNPETRITVEEMKKDPWFRKGYKEIKPYEDDYGLGLGVGPNKVLNAFDIVTFSSGLDLSGLFGDIGSGKGEWLVVRGLPEEVVEVAEEVGVAQGMAVRWKKEGGVDLGRMKGELEIGVEAYRLPAEMVLVEVRKKFGDDVAFRELWENKLKPRFLLLKCGSDVATTSSQHNEEPESPVLNEQSRNNKPEVIYDQC; encoded by the exons ATGCCGGAAATTGAAGACCACTCGCCACCGTCTCCGACGGAGCAAAGGGCTCTATTCGGGAAATACGACCTTGGAAGGCTCTTAGGATGCGGCGCGTTCGCGAAGGTTTACCACGCGCGGAACCTTGAGACTGGAGAAAGCGTGGCGGTGaagatcataaacaagaagaagtTACAGGGAACCGGTTTAGCCGGTAACGTGAAGCGAGAGATAAACATAATGAGTAGGTTGCACCACCCTCACATCGTGAAGCTCCGCGAGGTTCTTGCGACGAAGACGAAGATCTTCTTCGTAATGGAGTTTATTAAAGGTGGTGAATTGTTTGCGAGGGTTTCTAAGGGGAGATTCTCGGAAGATCTGAGCCGTCAGTATTTTCATCAGCTGATCTCGGCCGTTGGATATTGCCACTCGCGTGGGGTGTTTCATAGGGATCTTAAACCGGAGAATCTCTTGCTTGATGAACATGGCAATTTGAAGGTTTCGGATTTTGGATTGAGTGCAGTTAGGGATCAG aTACACCCTGATGGACTATTACACACGCTGTGTGGGACCCCTGCCTACGTGGCACCTGAGATTCTATCGAAACGCGGCTACGACGGTGCCAAAGTTGACGTATGGTCATGCGGCGTCGTTTTGTTCGTTCTAACGGCAGGGTACTTGCCGTTTAATGACCCGAACTTAATGGTTATGTATAGAAAGATCTACAAAGGAGAGTTTCGGTGTCCACGTTGGATGTCACCGGATCTCAAAAGATTCCTCCGGAAGCTTCTAGATGTTAACCCAGAGACAAGAATAACTGTCGAAGAAATGAAAAAGGATCCGTGGTTTAGAAAGGGCTACAAAGAGATTAAGCCTTATGAGGATGATTATGGGCTTGGGCTTGGGGTTGGGCCCAATAAGGTCTTGAATGCGTTTGATATAGTAACTTTTTCTTCCGGTTTGGATTTGTCAGGGCTGTTTGGTGATATTGGTAGTGGGAAGGGAGAGTGGTTGGTGGTTAGGGGGTTACCGGAGGAGGTGGTGGAGGTGGCGGAGGAGGTTGGGGTGGCGCAAGGGATGGCGGTGAGGTGGAAGAAGGAGGGTGGGGTTGACTTGGGAAGGATGAAAGGGgaattggagattggggtggaagCTTACCGGCTACCGGCCGAGATGGTTTTGGTTGAGGTTAGAAAGAAGTTTGGGGATGACGTGGCTTTTAGGGAACTTTGGGAGAATAAACTCAAGCCTAGGTTTCTCTTGTTAAAATGTGGTTCCGATGTTGCGACCACCTCGTCGCAACATAACGAGGAACCAGAGTCTCCGGTTCTAAACGAACAAAGCAGAAACAATAAACCAGAAGTGATTTATGATCAATGTTGA